In Formosa haliotis, the sequence GTAAGAATAGTAAAACAACAGGATATTTTATAAAAGCAGGCTCATTTCCAGAATCAACAAAGTATTCTACTATCCCGGCGATGATAAAAAAGAGTACAGGTATTCTAACGTACGATGGTATATATTTTCTCATAATGTGGTTTCGTTTTGGTGGTTATCGTTTTCAAAAGGAATTTGGCTTACCTTATCGATATAATCTTTTTTAGCAGTTAAAACCCACCAAAAGAGTACAACAAAAAAGCCAAAAAATATTAATAGAGACAGTATCGGGTATATTTCTATTCCCGAGATACTATCCATATAGTT encodes:
- a CDS encoding cytochrome C oxidase subunit IV, with translation MLSFVKNYMDSISGIEIYPILSLLIFFGFFVVLFWWVLTAKKDYIDKVSQIPFENDNHQNETTL